A window of the Schlesneria paludicola DSM 18645 genome harbors these coding sequences:
- a CDS encoding GlsB/YeaQ/YmgE family stress response membrane protein, whose product MLAFMWWMVIGLVAGLFARLLVPGRQPMGVLLTMLLGMAGSLVGGFISSAVFGYSPADPNIHAGGLFLSIGGAMLLLVIYLNMNRSGRVGPPL is encoded by the coding sequence ATGCTGGCATTCATGTGGTGGATGGTGATTGGATTGGTGGCGGGATTGTTCGCGCGGTTGCTGGTGCCCGGCCGTCAGCCGATGGGAGTCCTCCTGACAATGTTGCTGGGGATGGCAGGATCACTCGTCGGGGGATTCATCTCGTCGGCCGTGTTTGGATACTCGCCAGCAGACCCGAATATCCATGCCGGCGGGCTGTTCCTTTCAATCGGCGGAGCGATGCTGTTGCTGGTGATCTATCTCAACATGAATCGAAGCGGTCGCGTTGGTCCGCCGCTGTGA